Proteins from a single region of Sesamum indicum cultivar Zhongzhi No. 13 linkage group LG5, S_indicum_v1.0, whole genome shotgun sequence:
- the LOC105162877 gene encoding WAT1-related protein At4g30420, whose product MGLEELKPVIILTACQFMYAGVNLLGRAALLQDMSSRVFVVYRQCIAFLLIAPVAYFSRRGTKGCSLSWKSFWLIFLLSFVGVTANQNIFFEGLYLASSSAASALGNLVPAITFVMAYALGLEKVQVGSLRSIAKITGTVVCVSGAGAMALMKGPKLLNMELLPRNSLFQADGHDTWLLGCSFLFASATCWSVWLILQAHVTATYPDHLSLTAWMCLMAAVQSGVLTIIMEPTLTVWTLKSPLQLFSCFFTGLASAVTFFAQAWCIAKRGPLFSAMFNPLCTVIVTVFACIFMHEELYTGSMIGGLAVIVGLYIVLWGKAKDYEEVAEETKKPSDQTTLYAQVSDSKIDLEEPLLLQKSDHDTSPLAAV is encoded by the exons ATGGGCTTGGAAGAATTGAAGCCGGTAATAATTCTGACAGCATGCCAATTCATGTACGCGGGCGTCAACCTCTTAGGGAGGGCAGCTCTTCTGCAAGACATGAGCTCCAGAGTCTTTGTTGTGTACAGACAGTGCATAGCCTTCCTCCTCATTGCTCCTGTTGCTTATTTCTCCAG GAGAGGAACAAAGGGGTGTTCTTTGAGCTGGAAGAGCTTCTGGTTGATATTTTTGCTCTCTTTTGTTGG AGTGACAGCGAACCAAAACATATTCTTCGAGGGTTTGTACTTAGCGTCATCATCAGCGGCAAGCGCATTAGGCAATTTGGTGCCAGCCATCACCTTCGTTATGGCTTACGCCTTGGG GTTAGAAAAAGTGCAAGTAGGAAGCTTGAGGAGTATAGCGAAGATCACAGGGACAGTGGTGTGCGTGAGCGGTGCAGGCGCGATGGCACTAATGAAAGGTCCAAAGTTACTGAACATGGAGCTTCTGCCCAGGAATTCACTTTTCCAAGCAGACGGACACGACACATGGTTGCTAGGCTGTTCTTTTCTCTTCGCAAGTGCTACTTGCTGGTCTGTTTGgctaattttgcag GCACACGTAACAGCAACGTACCCGGATCATCTGTCCTTGACAGCATGGATGTGTCTGATGGCAGCAGTGCAGTCAGGGGTCCTGACAATCATCATGGAACCCACTCTCACTGTCTGGACACTCAAATCCCCCCTTCAGCTATTTTCCTGCTTCTTTACG ggTTTAGCATCAGCAGTGACGTTCTTTGCACAAGCGTGGTGCATTGCAAAGAGAGGGCCGCTCTTCTCTGCTATGTTCAATCCTCTATGTACTGTAATTGTAACAGTgtttgcttgcatttttatgCATGAAGAGCTCTACACTGGGAG tatgATAGGTGGATTGGCTGTGATCGTTGGACTATACATCGTGCTATGGGGCAAAGCAAAAGACTATGAGGAGGTGGCGGAAGAGACGAAGAAGCCAAGCGATCAAACAACGTTGTATGCTCAAGTTTCAGACAGCAAAATCGACTTGGAAGAGCCCCTCTTGTTGCAAAAATCAGATCATGACACTTCTCCACTGGCTGCCGTGTAA
- the LOC105162961 gene encoding tetraspanin-15 — MPDHQDMAETTNNDNPTETPVVLTVEQDNKPTDTNEEQSVDPKPDEKLAQHESTNMGRFVLPVVALLTFLLSIPFLFEAIWLLYVQQHDCEKLLKSLPGLQIGIAVGLFCVFLVSNVVVYLRARWSLAPGLIVMKIALVLMFVVGLTLRGSFEGETRQIPASPGWFKVEVEDDGNWDNIKSCLYDTKMCRDLMSRSYYPMPTHLSPIEGGCCDPPSICEMEYVNMGYWIKPNETMNTDGQYDKDCDVWQNNETVLCYDCQACKRGFVKTLEGKWVRIGTFLVVMSLLLMIFHLLLFVTTMWEQQKLT, encoded by the exons ATGCCTGATCATCAAGACATGGCTGAAACCACCAACAACGATAACCCCACCGAAACACCTGTCGTTCTGACAGTCGAACAAGACAATAAGCCCACAGACACGAACGAGGAACAATCAGTCGATCCTAAACCCGACGAGAAACTCGCGCAACACGAATCGACTAACATGGGGAGATTCGTGCTCCCAGTAGTAGCCTTACTCACGTTCCTGCTTTCGATCCCGTTCCTCTTTGAAGCAATATGGCTGCTATACGTGCAGCAGCACGACTGCGAAAAGCTGCTGAAGAGCCTGCCGGGATTGCAAATAGGCATAGCCGTCGGCCTGTTCTGCGTGTTCTTGGTTAGCAATGTGGTTGTGTACTTGAGGGCTAGATGGTCGCTGGCACCCGGGCTGATCGTAATGAAGATTGCGTTGGTGTTGATGTTCGTCGTCGGGCTTACTCTTAGAGGCAGCTTTGAGGGGGAGACACGACAGATTCCGGCCTCTCCTGGTTGGTTCAAGGTCGAGGTTGAGGATGATGGTAACTGGGATAACATCAAATCATGCTTGTATGATACGAAGATGTGCAGGGATTTGATGTCCAGATCTTACTATCCCATGCCCACTCATTTGTCTCCAATTgag GGTGGATGCTGCGATCCGCCATCAATCTGTGAGATGGAGTACGTGAACATGGGCTACTGGATAAAACCCAACGAGACGATGAACACGGACGGACAATACGACAAGGACTGCGATGTGTGGCAGAACAACGAAACGGTGTTGTGCTACGACTGTCAGGCTTGTAAACGAGGGTTCGTTAAGACGTTGGAGGGGAAATGGGTGAGAATTGGGACATTCCTTGTAGTGATGTCTCTGTTGCTTATGATTTTTCATCTGCTGCTCTTTGTTACTACAATGTGGGAGCAGCAGAAGTTAACGTAG
- the LOC105162878 gene encoding cytochrome c oxidase subunit 6b-2 has product MAEIELKTAPADFRFPTTNQTRHCFTRYIEFHRCVAAKGEESGDCNKFAKYYRSLCPGEWIDKWNEQRENGTFPGPL; this is encoded by the exons ATGGCAGAG ATTGAACTGAAAACTGCTCCGGCTGATTTTCGATTCCCGACTACCAACCAAACGCGGCATTGTTTCACCCGCTACATTGAGTTTCATAG GTGTGTAGCTGCTAAGGGTGAAGAATCTGGTGATTGCAATAAATTTGCCAAATACTATCGTTCCCTTTGCCCTGGGGAATGG ATTGATAAGTGGAACGAGCAGAGGGAGAACGGAACCTTTCCCGGGCCTCTCTAA